A genomic window from Lotus japonicus ecotype B-129 chromosome 1, LjGifu_v1.2 includes:
- the LOC130730795 gene encoding uncharacterized protein LOC130730795 — translation MGDSTATPITPTLHRRNSIAAVTPSKFSREATPPPLRTTSLDLASLKSPFTSSAYTSLRDMLPSPYAAVNSPTAASAASSGYEISIRNHLVKQAAWAYLQPMSSASPASSSSSVPRFLRRLCHPPCSAKPLVTCFSFLYNHLVSGVASIFHRILHTLRGQVTT, via the coding sequence ATGGGCGACTCCACTGCCACCCCCATCACACCAACCCTCCACCGCCGCAACTCTATCGCCGCCGTCACGCCAAGCAAATTTTCCCGGGAAGCAACGCCGCCACCGTTGCGCACCACCAGCTTGGACCTTGCCTCCCTCAAGTCCCCTTTCACTTCCTCCGCCTACACATCCCTCAGGGACATGCTCCCTTCTCCCTACGCCGCCGTCAACTCCCCAACCGCGGCTTCCGCCGCCAGCTCCGGCTACGAGATCTCCATCCGCAACCATCTGGTCAAGCAAGCTGCTTGGGCTTACCTCCAGCCCATGTCCTCTGCTTCCCcggcctcctcctcctcctctgtcCCTCGGTTCCTCCGCCGTCTCTGCCACCCACCCTGCTCCGCCAAGCCCCTCGTCACTTGCTTCAGCTTCCTCTATAACCACCTTGTTTCGGGTGTTGCCTCAATTTTCCATCGAATACTACACACTCTCAGGGGCCAAGTAACCacatga
- the LOC130730794 gene encoding HVA22-like protein j — protein sequence MLGDFITRCLILLLGYAYPGFECYKTVERNRVSNEELRFWCQYWIIVAFFTVTENFADILIGWLPMYGEMKLALFIYLWYPKTKGTTNVYETVLRPYVSKHEYDFDKMFREWGVRGWDLAIYYWKNCTELGQATLWQFLDYLAAQSKKISSKNSSKKKDGKDPYAPSAPPLPDIRSALFDNYESNFSGRKKK from the exons ATGTTAGGGGATTTTATTACTCGATGTCTTAT ACTGCTTTTGGGGTATGCATATCCTGGATTTGAATGCTATAAAACTGTGGAAAGAAACAGGGTTAGCAATGAGGAACTTCGCTTCTGGTGTCAATACTG GATCATTGTAGCATTTTTCACAGTAACAGAAAATTTTGCAGATATATTAATTGGATG GCTTCCCATGTATGGCGAGATGAAGCTTGCGCTTTTTATCTACTTGTGGTATCCCAAAACTAAG GGGACAACAAATGTTTATGAAACTGTGCTGAGACCTTATGTATCTAAGCATGAATATGACTTTGACAAGATGTTCAGAGAGTGGGGAGTTAGGGGATGGGATTTGGCAATTTATTACTGGAAAAACTGCACAGAGCTGGGGCAGGCTACATTGTGGCAGTTCCTCGACTACTTGGCTGCTCAGTCTAAGAAAATTTCCAGCAAAAACTCCAGCAAG AAAAAAGATGGGAAGGATCCTTATGCTCCTAGTGCCCCACCATTGCCTGATATACGATCGGCTTTATTTGACAACTATGAAAGTAATTTCTCAGGCCGCAAGAAAAAGTAG
- the LOC130730792 gene encoding uncharacterized protein LOC130730792, whose protein sequence is MLPRISIACPTGPTLSHSLPLLFPFPSSSSRTRFSVKCSNKNMAVDNDLLAKARKRANFRLCNVSGYTSEILEIQADTPSLHVLFIPGNPGVILFYKEFVEFLYELLAGTASVTAIGHVSHSRKDWEQGRLLSLQEQIDHKIDFIREELQNIEIPILLVGHSIGSYISIEIFKKSPQKVKYCVGLYPFLTLNPHSTTQLVIAKIAKSHFVAAALSYLVASLGLLPVQALRFIVRKSLGKSWSASAVEAACSHLSQYHTMRNVLYMAMTEFEKLSETPDWAFIRERKAQFAFLFGDDDHWGPLHLSEEISKLVPGIPISIERENHTHGFSCTEAGSLWVAQHVADLIKNQWACTNQ, encoded by the exons ATGCTTCCTCGTATAAGTATTGCTTGTCCCACCGGGCCAACACTCTCTCACTCTCTGCCACTACTGTTCCCATTTCCCTCTTCCAGTTCCAG GACAAGATTTAGTGTCAAGTGTTCGAACAAGAACATGGCTGTGGACAATGATTTGCTTGCCAAGGCTAGAAAGCGTGCCAATTTTCGATTATGCAATGTGTCAGG CTACACCTCTGAGATACTGGAGATTCAAGCTGATACACCAAGTCTGCATGTTCTGTTCATTCCTGGAAACCCAG GTGTTATTTTATTCTACAAGGAGTTTGTGGAATTTCTATATGAGCTGCTTGCAGGAACTGCATCTGTCACAG CTATTGGACATGTCTCTCACTCAAGAAAG GACTGGGAGCAAGGACGGTTGCTCTCTTTACAAGAGCAAATCGATCATAAG ATTGACTTCATCAGAGAGGAACTGCAAAATATTGAGATTCCTATATTACTG gTTGGGCACTCTATTGGTTCATACATATCTATTGAAATATTCAAAAAGTCTCCACAAAAG GTGAAATATTGTGTTGGCCTTTATCCATTTTTGACATTAAACCCACACTCAACAACGCAGTTAGTTATTGCAAAGATTGCAAA ATCCCATTTTGTAGCTGCTGCTCTTAGTTACCTTGTAGCATCATTAGGATTGTTGCCGGTCCAGGCTTTGAGGTTTATTGTCAGAAAATCCCTTGGGAAGTCATGGTCTGCCAGTGCAGTTGAGGCTGCATGTTCTCACTTATCACAG TACCACACCATGCGGAATGTCCTCTATATGGCCATGACTGAATTCGAAAAG TTATCAGAGACACCAGATTGGGCATTTATAAGAGAAAGGAAGGCTCAATTTGCATTTTTATTTGGTGATGACGATCACTGGGGCCCACTTCACTTGTCGGAAGAG ATTTCAAAGCTGGTTCCAGGTATTCCCATATCCATTGAACGAGAAAACCACACCCATGGGTTCAGTTGCACTGAGGCTGGTTCATTATGGGTGGCCCAGCATGTTGCAGACTTAATCAAGAATCAGTGGGCGTGTACAAACCAATAA